One region of Rhodothermales bacterium genomic DNA includes:
- a CDS encoding DUF4199 domain-containing protein: MKGPIRWGVILGGAVAVLIFVFGLVGWHRTFEMSFVFLAIAILINGVAVVLCLHERASTHGWLSQVKNGLVVGLVGSVIIFFASWLVTSVVFPDYFTEMAAGYREMYVNMGMSEAEVTDLVAATANTSPVRSAVDGVVGTIATSLMVAAIAGVWLRKKD; this comes from the coding sequence ATGAAAGGACCAATTCGTTGGGGCGTGATCCTCGGAGGTGCGGTCGCCGTGCTGATCTTTGTTTTCGGCCTGGTTGGGTGGCACCGCACGTTCGAGATGTCGTTCGTCTTCCTGGCCATAGCCATTCTGATCAACGGCGTGGCAGTGGTTTTGTGCTTGCATGAGCGGGCTTCGACGCATGGCTGGTTGAGTCAGGTCAAAAACGGGCTGGTCGTTGGGCTCGTCGGCTCCGTGATCATCTTCTTCGCATCGTGGCTCGTGACATCGGTGGTATTCCCGGACTACTTCACTGAGATGGCTGCCGGGTATCGAGAGATGTACGTCAATATGGGAATGTCCGAGGCCGAGGTAACCGACCTTGTTGCTGCAACAGCTAACACGTCACCGGTCAGGTCGGCGGTCGATGGTGTAGTAGGTACAATAGCGACCAGCCTTATGGTCGCCGCCATCGCAGGAGTTTGGCTTCGGAAAAAGGACTGA